A stretch of the Actinoalloteichus fjordicus genome encodes the following:
- a CDS encoding S49 family peptidase: MSVTDKLAARLPLPGRLGERGERAPVVAVIRLHGVITPNPGPTARGALSLHTVETALTRAFAHDRLAAVVLEINSPGGSPTQSALIADRIIGLAKKKAHRGRPVPVLAFCEDVAASGGYWLACAADEIYAHPTSLVGSIGVISSGFGLTGLLERIGVERRVHAAGAHKVRLDPFSPQKAEDVEWLTGLQADLHEQFAAWVRERRGDRLNGSEEELFSGEVWTGAKARELGLVDEVGTLRDVISRRFPKAEISVAEPRRNLLSRLGIGSGANLSLGGSNPATGLLQVIEGLEQRAMWNRFGL; encoded by the coding sequence ATGAGCGTGACCGACAAACTGGCCGCCCGCCTTCCGCTGCCGGGCAGACTCGGCGAACGCGGGGAACGTGCACCGGTGGTCGCCGTGATCCGGCTGCACGGCGTCATCACGCCGAACCCAGGCCCCACGGCGAGGGGCGCACTCAGCCTCCACACGGTGGAGACCGCACTGACCAGGGCCTTCGCCCATGACCGACTGGCTGCGGTGGTACTGGAGATCAATTCGCCCGGTGGATCTCCCACCCAGTCGGCGTTGATCGCGGACCGCATCATCGGGCTCGCCAAGAAGAAGGCCCACCGAGGAAGGCCGGTTCCGGTGCTCGCCTTCTGTGAAGACGTCGCCGCATCCGGCGGTTACTGGCTGGCCTGCGCGGCAGACGAGATCTACGCGCATCCGACGTCCTTGGTCGGCTCGATCGGAGTGATCAGCAGCGGATTCGGCCTGACCGGGCTGCTGGAGCGCATCGGCGTGGAGCGGCGAGTTCATGCCGCAGGCGCGCACAAGGTTCGGCTTGATCCGTTCTCCCCGCAGAAGGCGGAGGACGTGGAGTGGCTGACGGGACTGCAGGCGGATCTGCACGAGCAGTTCGCCGCGTGGGTCCGCGAGCGGCGCGGCGACCGCCTGAACGGCAGCGAGGAGGAGCTCTTCTCCGGCGAGGTGTGGACCGGGGCCAAGGCCAGGGAACTCGGCCTGGTGGACGAGGTCGGGACACTGCGCGACGTGATCTCCCGTCGGTTCCCCAAGGCGGAGATCTCCGTCGCCGAGCCCAGGCGGAACCTCCTCTCCCGGCTCGGCATCGGCAGCGGAGCAAACCTGTCCCTCGGCGGTTCGAATCCGGCGACCGGGCTGCTTCAGGTGATCGAAGGTCTCGAACAGCGCGCGATGTGGAACCGGTTCGGGCTGTAG
- a CDS encoding sensor histidine kinase, translating to MGPVSELLTDRTVLTTLAVIGVLGMFVMLCRARRVSTSVEDATLRALHRVSQAAPELREGLTEEAANRATPHLRELLQCVAVGLTDRAGLISWDGEANYHYDDLADKVGEVVSDGKRAHVDHADLDCTHKACPMRHASIIPLLVEGEIKGSLVVVADTGGKRLINAAEELGHYVCTQLALAELQESRERLAKAEVQALRAQISPHFIYNALNTISSFIRTDPEEARDLLQDFAEFTRYSFRATGLFTTLAEELRNVDRYLTLERARYGEDRLRVQLRIAPEVLPVVVPFLVVQPLVENAVRHGLASKRGGGTVTVEAADNGTEALISVEDDGVGMDPNRLNKEFTNAHLSGAHVGLGNIHDRMQSVFGNEYGLIVETNLGAGMRVTMRVPKFSPGVRPLPTAPEADEVPETPVDEVDPPQASVADEPVSDAEPAERTRTELAVPGEPATEDAKARMAALIQRSGD from the coding sequence ATGGGACCCGTGAGTGAGCTGTTGACCGATCGCACAGTGCTCACGACGCTTGCCGTGATCGGCGTGCTGGGCATGTTCGTCATGCTCTGTCGCGCCCGTCGCGTCAGCACCTCTGTCGAGGATGCCACGCTGCGGGCGTTGCACCGGGTCTCCCAGGCCGCGCCGGAGTTGCGGGAGGGGCTGACCGAGGAGGCCGCCAACCGGGCCACTCCGCACCTCCGCGAACTGCTGCAGTGCGTGGCCGTCGGCCTCACCGACCGAGCGGGCCTGATCAGCTGGGACGGCGAGGCCAACTATCACTACGACGACCTGGCAGACAAGGTCGGCGAAGTCGTCTCCGACGGCAAGCGCGCCCACGTCGACCACGCCGATCTCGACTGCACGCACAAGGCCTGCCCGATGCGGCACGCCTCGATCATCCCGTTGCTGGTGGAAGGCGAGATCAAGGGTTCGCTGGTGGTGGTGGCCGACACCGGAGGCAAGCGACTCATCAACGCGGCCGAGGAACTCGGGCACTACGTCTGCACCCAGTTGGCGCTGGCCGAACTCCAGGAGTCGCGAGAACGGCTGGCCAAGGCCGAGGTGCAGGCCTTACGTGCCCAGATCTCGCCGCATTTCATCTACAACGCGCTGAACACGATCTCCTCCTTCATCCGGACCGATCCGGAGGAGGCGCGGGATCTGCTCCAGGACTTCGCCGAGTTCACCCGATACTCGTTCCGCGCGACCGGACTGTTCACCACGCTGGCGGAGGAACTGCGCAACGTCGACCGCTATCTGACGTTGGAACGCGCCCGCTACGGCGAGGACCGACTGCGCGTCCAGCTGCGGATCGCCCCCGAGGTGCTGCCGGTGGTGGTGCCGTTCCTGGTCGTGCAGCCGCTGGTCGAGAACGCGGTGCGTCACGGACTGGCCAGCAAGCGGGGCGGGGGGACCGTGACCGTCGAGGCGGCCGACAACGGCACCGAGGCCCTGATCAGCGTCGAGGACGACGGCGTCGGCATGGACCCGAACCGGCTGAACAAGGAGTTCACCAACGCCCACCTCTCCGGTGCTCACGTGGGCCTCGGCAACATCCACGACCGGATGCAGTCGGTGTTCGGCAATGAGTACGGCCTGATCGTGGAGACCAACCTCGGCGCCGGGATGCGGGTCACGATGCGGGTGCCCAAGTTCAGCCCCGGGGTTCGGCCGCTGCCGACAGCGCCGGAGGCCGACGAGGTTCCGGAGACGCCGGTCGACGAGGTGGACCCACCGCAGGCCTCGGTCGCCGACGAACCCGTGTCCGACGCGGAGCCCGCGGAGCGGACCAGGACCGAGCTGGCGGTTCCCGGTGAACCTGCGACCGAGGACGCCAAGGCACGGATGGCCGCGCTGATCCAGCGCAGCGGCGACTGA
- a CDS encoding SgcJ/EcaC family oxidoreductase — MPAESVAAPVVQDETVDHRADLAAVTEVIHDVETAFNTNDPDLMTAHFTENASVVNAMGVLLAGRLELLAANRRGLAGFLRDEYVRYDVGDVVFLRPDIAIAHKTARATTAEGEPLDVKPTMIALYVLVKEAGRWWVAARQNTLVPA, encoded by the coding sequence ATGCCTGCAGAGAGCGTCGCCGCGCCCGTCGTCCAGGACGAGACCGTCGATCACCGTGCGGACCTCGCCGCCGTCACCGAGGTGATCCACGACGTCGAGACCGCCTTCAACACCAACGACCCCGACCTCATGACCGCCCACTTCACCGAGAACGCCTCGGTCGTCAACGCCATGGGAGTGCTGCTGGCGGGCCGCCTCGAGCTGCTGGCCGCGAATCGTCGAGGTCTCGCCGGGTTCCTTCGCGACGAGTACGTCCGCTACGACGTCGGTGACGTCGTCTTCCTGCGGCCCGACATCGCCATCGCCCATAAGACCGCGAGGGCGACCACCGCCGAGGGCGAGCCGCTCGACGTGAAGCCGACGATGATCGCCCTCTACGTCCTGGTCAAGGAGGCGGGCCGGTGGTGGGTGGCGGCCAGGCAGAACACCCTCGTGCCCGCGTGA
- a CDS encoding glycerophosphodiester phosphodiesterase produces the protein MSPAVVAHRGASADRAEHTLAAYTLAVEQGADALECDVRLTKDRHLVCIHDRSVDRTSSGRGLVSELTLAQLSALDYGSGQPSAAPSAPADRSGGRPAASATGLLRFEELLDLVVTAPRPIRLFVETKHPVRFGGLVERALLHTLARHGLTRPASKDDSPVVMMSFSSRAVRRVRAQAPALPTVLLFDRLSRSTRDGTLPPWADYTGPGIHLLRSDPDYVRRAEAQGNPTYCWTVDEPADIELCDRLGVRFLATNRPAATRSALRPASSTTVPHA, from the coding sequence GTGTCGCCAGCCGTCGTCGCTCATCGCGGCGCATCAGCCGATCGCGCCGAGCACACCCTCGCCGCCTACACGCTGGCCGTGGAACAGGGGGCCGACGCACTCGAATGCGATGTCCGGCTCACCAAGGACCGGCACCTCGTCTGCATCCACGACCGCAGCGTCGACCGAACCTCGTCGGGTCGAGGTCTGGTCAGCGAACTCACCCTGGCCCAGCTGTCCGCCCTGGACTACGGCAGTGGGCAGCCCTCCGCCGCGCCGTCCGCCCCTGCGGATCGGTCCGGCGGACGGCCCGCCGCCTCCGCGACCGGGCTGCTGCGATTCGAGGAGCTGCTCGACCTCGTGGTCACCGCGCCTCGGCCGATCCGGCTGTTCGTGGAGACCAAACACCCGGTCCGGTTCGGCGGGCTCGTGGAGCGGGCCCTGCTGCACACCCTCGCCCGGCACGGCCTCACCCGGCCCGCGTCGAAGGACGACTCGCCCGTGGTGATGATGTCCTTCTCCTCCCGTGCGGTGCGGCGGGTCCGGGCACAGGCGCCCGCGCTGCCGACGGTGCTGCTGTTCGACCGCCTCAGCCGTTCGACTCGCGACGGCACCCTGCCACCCTGGGCCGACTACACGGGTCCCGGAATCCACCTGCTGCGGTCCGATCCCGACTACGTCCGGCGGGCCGAGGCGCAGGGAAACCCGACCTACTGCTGGACGGTCGACGAGCCTGCCGACATCGAGCTGTGTGACCGACTCGGCGTTCGCTTCCTCGCGACCAACCGGCCTGCCGCCACCCGGTCCGCCCTGCGCCCTGCTTCGTCGACTACCGTTCCCCACGCGTAA
- a CDS encoding ESX secretion-associated protein EspG, which translates to MTERFTLTALAVDAVRTRLTTRLPPLFYTVGFGESAEERRHLHRRAWAELDSLGLLERGEPVSFLADAFATLSRPMRAVYGAYMIDRTTGANAVSAANGEFAVLATQTEPAGSTEAERPLTIERIWSTSLGRAVVEVLPQVPAGRGVSVSLPSDDVLRAAEAGGRSTAALRSAMTATGLRPGQADVVARTLTAQRLRAGQISATSFDRLTGRTIDGAYRVDFLDTAEGRYLMQHKPSHDGGHWFTIAPSDRAMLASQVDALLSTVEPRR; encoded by the coding sequence GTGACTGAACGATTCACACTGACCGCGCTCGCCGTCGACGCCGTGCGAACCCGGTTGACGACGCGACTTCCGCCGCTGTTCTACACCGTCGGCTTCGGCGAGTCGGCGGAGGAACGCCGCCACCTGCATCGCAGGGCATGGGCCGAGTTGGATTCGCTCGGTCTGCTGGAGCGCGGCGAGCCGGTCTCGTTTCTCGCGGATGCCTTCGCCACGTTGTCCCGACCGATGCGCGCGGTGTACGGCGCCTACATGATCGACCGGACGACCGGGGCCAACGCGGTCTCGGCGGCGAACGGCGAGTTCGCGGTGTTGGCGACGCAGACGGAGCCTGCGGGCAGCACGGAGGCCGAGCGACCGTTGACCATCGAGCGGATCTGGTCGACGTCGTTGGGCCGCGCCGTCGTCGAAGTGCTTCCGCAGGTTCCCGCAGGTCGTGGGGTGTCGGTGAGTCTGCCGTCCGACGACGTCCTGCGGGCGGCCGAGGCGGGTGGTCGGTCGACGGCCGCGTTGCGATCGGCGATGACCGCCACCGGACTTCGACCAGGGCAGGCCGACGTCGTCGCGCGGACGCTCACCGCGCAACGCCTGCGGGCGGGCCAGATCAGCGCGACCAGCTTCGATCGACTGACGGGACGCACTATCGACGGCGCGTATCGGGTGGACTTCCTGGACACCGCCGAGGGTCGCTATCTCATGCAGCACAAGCCGTCCCACGACGGTGGACATTGGTTCACGATCGCTCCGTCGGACCGCGCGATGCTCGCGAGCCAGGTCGACGCGCTGTTGTCCACGGTCGAACCTCGGCGCTGA
- a CDS encoding ferritin, translated as MAITAKQIQRKATDFHTLLQDQVRNEFTASQQYIAVAVWFDARDLPQLARHFYQQALEERNHALMIVRYLLDNDIEVTIPDVGPVRNSFGEVRELIALALEQERAVTEEIVALAKAARSEDDYLGEQFMQWFLKEQVEEVSQMSTLLNVVERSNGNLFDVENFLARETVGDAGADPTAPQAAGGAL; from the coding sequence ATGGCTATCACGGCGAAGCAGATTCAGCGAAAGGCAACCGACTTCCATACCCTGCTACAAGATCAGGTGCGCAACGAGTTCACCGCCTCGCAGCAGTACATCGCGGTGGCCGTGTGGTTCGACGCCCGCGACCTTCCGCAGCTCGCGCGGCACTTCTACCAGCAGGCGCTGGAGGAGCGGAACCACGCCTTGATGATCGTCCGTTATCTGCTCGACAACGACATCGAGGTGACCATCCCCGACGTCGGACCAGTCCGAAACTCGTTCGGCGAGGTCCGGGAACTGATCGCGTTGGCGCTCGAACAGGAGCGTGCGGTCACCGAAGAGATCGTGGCGCTCGCCAAGGCCGCGAGGTCGGAGGACGACTACCTCGGCGAGCAGTTCATGCAGTGGTTCCTCAAGGAGCAGGTGGAAGAGGTCTCGCAGATGTCCACGCTCCTCAACGTCGTGGAACGCTCGAACGGCAACCTCTTCGACGTGGAGAACTTCCTGGCTCGCGAGACCGTCGGCGACGCAGGCGCGGACCCGACCGCACCCCAGGCTGCGGGCGGGGCGCTCTGA
- a CDS encoding cytochrome P450, protein MSAAQPAAAQPFDPTDPTFLADPYPTFAAMRSAGPVHRHDGMGLHLAVTHAAASAVLRHRSLGRIWTDAEPAAEFGAFNLLHQTSLLENEPPTHTRLRRLVSAAFGRGHVERLRPWVEQLADELVAGLAERIDSTGSGDLLAEVAAPLPVAVIAELLGVPESDRGLLQPWSNAIVKMYEFDLAEERRQAAEQAAREFVDYLRELVALRRRTPGDDLVSDLVAVTDADGARLTEDELIGTAVLLLMAGHEASVNVVGNGVSALLRYPAQWRRLLDDPSLLSTAADELIRFDSPLQLFERTAVDEVEIAGVVLAPGERIAALLGAAARDPLVFDEPDRLDVGRDPNPHIGFGLGIHYCLGAPLARIEVTATLAALLRRLPTLSSAGTPRRRDEFVIRGLHDLPVSR, encoded by the coding sequence ATGAGCGCCGCCCAGCCTGCCGCCGCGCAGCCCTTCGACCCGACCGATCCGACCTTCCTGGCCGACCCGTATCCGACCTTCGCGGCGATGCGCTCGGCCGGACCGGTGCACCGCCACGACGGCATGGGGTTGCATCTCGCCGTCACGCACGCCGCCGCGTCCGCCGTGCTGCGGCATCGGTCCCTCGGCCGGATCTGGACCGACGCGGAGCCCGCCGCCGAGTTCGGTGCGTTCAACCTGCTCCACCAGACATCCCTGCTGGAGAACGAGCCGCCGACCCACACCCGACTGCGTCGACTGGTCTCGGCCGCCTTCGGCCGCGGCCATGTGGAGCGGCTGCGGCCGTGGGTCGAGCAGCTCGCCGACGAGCTGGTCGCCGGGCTGGCCGAGCGGATCGACTCGACCGGCTCCGGTGATCTGCTGGCCGAGGTCGCGGCGCCGCTGCCGGTCGCGGTGATCGCCGAGCTGCTGGGTGTGCCGGAGTCGGATCGAGGGCTCCTCCAGCCGTGGTCGAACGCGATCGTGAAGATGTACGAGTTCGACCTGGCCGAGGAACGCAGGCAGGCAGCGGAGCAGGCCGCCCGCGAGTTCGTCGACTACCTCCGCGAACTGGTCGCGCTGCGCAGGAGGACGCCGGGCGACGACCTGGTGTCCGACCTGGTCGCGGTCACCGACGCCGACGGCGCCCGGCTCACCGAGGATGAGTTGATCGGCACCGCCGTACTGCTGCTGATGGCCGGCCATGAGGCGTCGGTGAACGTCGTCGGGAACGGCGTGTCGGCGCTGTTGCGATACCCGGCGCAGTGGCGACGGCTGCTGGATGACCCCTCGCTGCTGTCGACGGCCGCCGACGAACTGATCCGCTTCGACTCGCCGCTCCAGCTCTTCGAACGCACCGCCGTCGACGAGGTCGAGATCGCCGGTGTCGTCCTCGCCCCCGGCGAGCGGATCGCCGCCCTGCTCGGCGCCGCCGCCCGCGATCCGCTGGTCTTCGACGAGCCCGATCGGCTGGACGTCGGGCGCGATCCCAACCCGCACATCGGCTTCGGCCTCGGCATCCACTACTGCCTCGGCGCCCCGTTGGCCAGGATCGAGGTGACCGCGACGCTGGCAGCCCTGCTACGCAGGCTCCCGACGCTGTCGTCGGCAGGCACACCTCGGCGACGCGACGAGTTCGTCATCAGAGGTCTGCATGATCTTCCGGTGAGCCGATGA
- a CDS encoding UvrD-helicase domain-containing protein, translated as MADADESTGHGDAGGFRLDPAQDAAAEPVPGGRELLTGGPGTGKTLVALHRIHRSWRGDRAGRLLLTTDTSAGATRLADGLVRLAGREILDRVDVLDVDTVARRTCVGITGRAVRIERDEPTRWAHVLQRAAELDDAERRRYTPDFLAAEYRLVIVGRDLRRLDDYLTASRADRGVVLDGPARTQVWRLATAFEELLAGRGVASRDRTAARAAEFAEAAHGPAAPRVGGYRHIVADLAQEFSPAQCRLLRALVADETGSLLLCVDDRQRIHAPGDAAGAFAASGRLLRLSTGHRNTREIIEFATSVLDPDDASPSTGEVTRTDQTGPEPILWAFDSTTEERDAVVRVVRRWRTEVLADQPPCAVLTPSTRLRDQVDRRLRAARVGTVVLGSDEDIEENRAVRVGVLTSAAGREFSRVALSGIGAESVPPAELLDHIDPGDRPELLRRWRALLYTACTRARDRLLVTWTGEPSALLPQPAAPETRSSPSEQD; from the coding sequence ATGGCCGATGCCGACGAGTCCACCGGGCACGGCGACGCGGGAGGGTTCCGACTCGACCCGGCGCAGGACGCGGCGGCCGAGCCCGTGCCAGGGGGGCGGGAGCTGTTGACCGGCGGTCCGGGAACGGGCAAGACGCTTGTCGCTCTGCACCGGATTCACCGGTCTTGGCGGGGTGATCGAGCGGGCAGGCTGTTGTTGACGACCGACACGTCGGCCGGAGCAACGCGACTCGCCGACGGGCTGGTCCGGCTCGCGGGCCGGGAGATCCTGGACCGGGTCGACGTACTCGATGTCGACACGGTCGCTCGACGAACCTGCGTCGGCATCACCGGCCGAGCCGTCCGAATCGAACGGGACGAGCCCACCCGGTGGGCGCACGTGCTGCAACGGGCTGCGGAGCTGGACGACGCCGAACGCAGGCGGTACACCCCGGACTTCCTGGCGGCCGAGTACCGGCTGGTGATCGTCGGGCGCGACCTGCGACGGCTGGACGATTACCTGACCGCCTCGCGAGCCGATCGGGGCGTGGTCCTCGACGGACCGGCGCGAACCCAGGTCTGGCGACTGGCGACGGCGTTCGAGGAACTGCTCGCCGGGCGGGGTGTGGCGAGCCGGGATCGGACGGCTGCTCGCGCCGCCGAGTTCGCCGAGGCGGCGCACGGCCCGGCGGCTCCGAGGGTGGGCGGCTATCGACACATCGTCGCCGACCTGGCACAGGAGTTCTCTCCCGCGCAGTGTCGGCTGCTGCGTGCCCTGGTCGCTGACGAGACGGGAAGTCTGCTGCTGTGTGTGGACGATCGGCAGCGGATTCACGCGCCGGGCGATGCGGCAGGTGCGTTCGCGGCTTCCGGGCGGCTGCTGCGCCTGAGCACCGGTCATCGGAATACCCGAGAGATCATCGAGTTCGCCACCTCGGTGCTCGATCCGGACGACGCATCGCCGAGCACCGGCGAGGTGACTCGAACCGACCAGACCGGCCCCGAACCGATCCTGTGGGCGTTCGACTCGACCACGGAGGAACGTGATGCCGTGGTCCGAGTCGTGCGGCGGTGGCGTACGGAGGTGCTCGCCGACCAGCCGCCGTGCGCGGTGCTGACTCCGTCGACGCGACTGCGGGACCAGGTGGATCGGCGGTTGCGTGCCGCGCGGGTGGGCACCGTCGTCCTCGGCTCCGATGAGGACATCGAGGAGAATCGGGCGGTCAGGGTCGGCGTCCTGACCTCGGCGGCAGGCCGAGAGTTCTCGCGTGTCGCGCTCTCCGGCATCGGGGCGGAGTCCGTGCCGCCTGCCGAACTCCTCGACCACATCGATCCGGGAGACCGTCCCGAGTTGCTGCGTCGATGGCGAGCTCTGCTCTATACGGCCTGCACGCGGGCGCGGGACCGCCTGCTCGTCACGTGGACGGGGGAGCCGTCCGCTTTGCTTCCGCAGCCGGCCGCGCCGGAGACCCGGTCCTCACCGTCGGAGCAAGACTGA
- a CDS encoding ESX secretion-associated protein EspG, with amino-acid sequence MAERFTLSALAVDALRTRLRTTIAPLTPASDLGAPDAERSDSHREAWLELDAMGLLDRGEPIPFLATAFHALHRPSRSVTGSFLVKSLRLNAIAAASGEFAVLATQSESSGTTETDLSMTIERIRPTSLARVVIEVLPPVQAGQGTVVRLPSHYIQRATDEGILDTARLPSAIASAGLRHEDAEVLERVLTAPREREGQISATGFDPLACRTTDAAYRVEFLDTADGRYLTQHRTEPDGREWFTLAPADRTMLIGQVEILLSSIGPRI; translated from the coding sequence ATGGCAGAACGATTCACTCTGTCCGCGCTCGCCGTGGACGCGCTCCGCACCCGGCTTCGGACGACGATCGCCCCGCTCACACCCGCATCGGACCTCGGCGCGCCCGACGCCGAACGAAGCGATTCGCACCGCGAGGCCTGGCTCGAGCTGGACGCGATGGGTCTGCTCGATCGCGGCGAGCCGATCCCCTTCCTGGCGACGGCTTTCCACGCGTTGCACCGGCCCAGTCGCTCGGTGACCGGTTCCTTCCTGGTGAAGAGCCTCAGGCTCAACGCCATCGCCGCCGCGAGCGGAGAGTTCGCCGTGCTGGCCACGCAGTCGGAGTCATCGGGGACCACCGAGACGGACCTGTCGATGACGATCGAACGAATCCGGCCGACATCGCTGGCCCGAGTCGTCATCGAGGTGCTGCCGCCGGTGCAGGCCGGGCAGGGCACGGTCGTGCGGCTCCCCTCGCACTACATCCAGCGGGCCACCGACGAGGGGATTCTCGACACGGCGAGGCTGCCGTCGGCGATTGCCTCGGCAGGGCTGCGCCACGAGGATGCCGAAGTGCTGGAGCGGGTTCTCACGGCACCGCGTGAGCGGGAAGGACAGATCAGTGCCACCGGCTTCGACCCGCTTGCCTGCCGGACCACCGATGCCGCGTACCGGGTCGAGTTCCTGGACACCGCCGACGGCCGCTATCTGACACAGCACAGAACCGAACCGGACGGCCGGGAGTGGTTCACCCTCGCACCCGCCGACCGGACGATGCTCATCGGTCAGGTGGAGATCCTGCTGTCCTCGATCGGGCCCCGGATCTGA
- a CDS encoding DUF5926 family protein, protein MAKRTAIKRRDRASAREDGLNPRRPCECGSGKRFKACHGTDGGAADVIITRPFEGLASECELIALREFVPSATARLPLIDGVSAVDVTLASVLPMAAAAMRRNDDQALVGLQVQTRSGDLSRDLARAVRWVAEAGVGDMLPVVGPDDDPAGPRLQDLLTADAPLDVELHSDFAWWIPEGTEATPEVTVSLERANEAIMPTERLDGPGIRAAYWVDAGEKAHLRWVRPEPEEKLLAAMARLAARDALTLGEGSRYAGSFRAHGLLVPVWDLDRELHAREWEQPAADLGDRLTEALATLDDTPLNESERRARAGLIGRQITLR, encoded by the coding sequence GTGGCCAAGCGCACAGCGATCAAGCGTAGGGATCGGGCGAGTGCCCGCGAGGATGGACTCAACCCGCGCAGGCCCTGCGAATGCGGTTCCGGCAAGCGGTTCAAGGCCTGCCACGGCACCGACGGCGGCGCGGCTGACGTGATCATCACCAGGCCGTTCGAGGGGCTCGCCTCCGAGTGCGAGCTGATCGCGCTGCGCGAGTTCGTGCCCAGCGCCACCGCAAGGCTGCCGCTGATCGACGGCGTCTCCGCCGTGGACGTGACCCTGGCCTCCGTGCTGCCGATGGCCGCAGCGGCCATGCGGCGCAACGACGACCAGGCGCTGGTCGGCCTCCAGGTCCAGACCCGATCCGGCGACCTCAGCCGCGACCTCGCCCGCGCGGTGCGCTGGGTGGCCGAGGCAGGCGTCGGCGACATGCTGCCCGTGGTCGGACCGGATGACGACCCGGCCGGACCGCGACTCCAGGACCTGCTGACCGCCGACGCGCCGCTGGACGTCGAACTGCACTCCGACTTCGCCTGGTGGATTCCCGAGGGCACCGAGGCGACCCCCGAGGTCACCGTCTCGCTGGAACGTGCCAACGAGGCGATCATGCCGACCGAGCGTCTCGACGGCCCCGGCATCCGCGCGGCGTACTGGGTCGACGCGGGCGAGAAGGCGCACCTGCGCTGGGTCCGTCCCGAGCCGGAGGAGAAGCTGCTCGCCGCGATGGCCCGACTCGCCGCCCGCGACGCGCTCACCTTGGGCGAGGGCAGCCGCTACGCGGGTTCGTTCCGGGCACACGGCCTGCTCGTACCGGTGTGGGATCTCGACCGCGAGCTGCACGCGCGCGAATGGGAGCAGCCCGCTGCCGACCTCGGTGACCGGTTGACCGAGGCACTCGCCACCCTGGACGACACACCGCTCAACGAGTCCGAGCGGCGCGCGCGGGCGGGGCTGATCGGCAGGCAGATCACGCTGCGCTGA
- a CDS encoding DUF3558 domain-containing protein yields MRTIENRSAIYLALAAGAIFTLAGCGQESEGDARPSPLGTSETAGERASETAEATKFDPLVPRVANPKNIDDTLPCDLLTADQATELGFAAEGVEDTTELGTTLCRWTNTETRQTVSLFPEEEGTTLSAIYAQEDQYQVFEPVEIAEHPAIRTKIVATELSCEILLGLSDDQLLVVSADRGGMDDLDACEWASEVAEAAVENLGQ; encoded by the coding sequence ATGAGGACAATTGAAAACCGGAGTGCGATCTACCTCGCATTGGCAGCCGGGGCCATCTTCACGCTCGCAGGGTGCGGACAGGAAAGCGAAGGAGATGCACGGCCGAGCCCACTTGGAACATCAGAGACAGCAGGGGAACGCGCCAGCGAGACTGCAGAGGCAACAAAATTCGACCCGCTGGTGCCCCGAGTTGCAAACCCCAAGAACATCGATGACACCCTTCCATGCGATCTACTCACCGCAGATCAGGCCACCGAACTCGGATTTGCCGCCGAAGGAGTGGAAGACACAACAGAACTCGGGACCACGCTATGCCGGTGGACTAATACCGAGACGCGACAAACCGTATCCCTGTTCCCCGAAGAAGAAGGAACCACCCTGTCAGCTATTTATGCACAGGAAGACCAGTATCAGGTATTCGAGCCGGTAGAAATTGCCGAGCATCCGGCTATCAGAACGAAGATCGTCGCAACCGAGTTGAGCTGCGAGATTCTACTGGGACTCTCCGACGATCAGCTTCTGGTCGTCAGCGCAGACCGTGGAGGAATGGACGACCTTGATGCATGTGAATGGGCGTCCGAAGTAGCCGAAGCAGCGGTCGAGAACCTGGGGCAGTAG